From the Leptolyngbya sp. O-77 genome, one window contains:
- a CDS encoding GAF domain-containing protein → MPSSPELPLKLLLVEDSAMDAELVALTLEESGVPFTCDIVDSLSTYQRRVNEQDYDAILADYRLPGFTAYEALAALQSAGRDVPLILVTGSLGEEAAVDCIKAGMTDYVMKDRLFRLPMVLRRSLQEYALRRQKLAADQRLRQQTRQVAIMNQVLRKMRETLVLDDLMQSTMDLLHRVLDVDICVLLMQEDVAQQSKLQTVIARCVSQATPERDRLLGKKFECGFQHYYGDRLLQGQSIVLSRMPLDSPVDILSVSQSWKIQSTLIVPMLFQQIYLGSIALHQCQRQRNWSHEEVDLVEAIAGQFALAIHQAQLFEQVQQQAQREQFLNQLGQTLNSSLDLDFILQELVRLAGEYFGVDRVVLLRHEAEWIVPQTEWRASDAVIPSLDLPLPMHEWQEFFRPSGDYLTQKVWHAPIFLEDPWVQKIPSARQRGQTKHIQSLLSTPILMRGQHYGELVLDCTQTRRTFTADEIQLVQRLADATAIALFNAQSYERLEKLVQERTQELEQEKRISEAANRAKSEFLTHMSHELRTPLTGILGFADILNRQLHGPLSSLQRQYVEGIRSCGDHLLELINDLLDLSKIEAGREELFFEPVLVQEVCDACMSMVQETAQKRGLRLILDIAQDVTVCTADKRRLKQILSNLLANAVKFTDEGSVTLKVWQQAKALHFAVIDTGIGIAPSDQSRLFQAFQQLNGGLNRRYEGTGLGLVLSSKLARLHGGQITVSSELGKGSCFTVILPEQIPST, encoded by the coding sequence ATGCCGTCATCCCCCGAACTGCCGCTCAAACTGCTGCTGGTCGAAGATTCTGCAATGGATGCTGAACTGGTTGCGCTGACTCTAGAAGAGAGCGGCGTGCCGTTTACCTGTGACATTGTGGACTCGTTATCGACCTATCAACGGCGCGTGAACGAGCAAGACTATGACGCTATATTGGCCGACTATCGCCTACCGGGGTTTACAGCCTACGAGGCACTGGCGGCATTGCAGTCTGCGGGTCGGGATGTGCCGCTGATTTTGGTGACCGGGAGCTTGGGCGAAGAGGCCGCGGTGGACTGCATCAAGGCGGGCATGACGGACTATGTGATGAAAGATCGGCTGTTTCGGCTGCCAATGGTGCTGAGGCGATCGCTCCAGGAGTATGCCCTGCGCCGTCAAAAGCTGGCTGCTGACCAGCGGCTCCGGCAGCAGACCCGCCAAGTCGCCATCATGAACCAGGTGTTACGCAAAATGCGCGAAACGCTGGTATTGGACGATTTGATGCAGTCTACGATGGATCTCTTACATCGGGTGCTGGATGTGGATATCTGTGTGCTGTTAATGCAAGAGGATGTAGCTCAGCAGTCGAAGTTGCAAACTGTAATTGCCCGCTGCGTGAGCCAAGCTACCCCAGAGCGCGATCGCCTGCTGGGTAAAAAATTTGAATGCGGGTTTCAGCACTACTATGGCGATCGCCTGTTGCAGGGTCAGTCGATCGTGTTGTCCAGGATGCCGCTCGATTCCCCGGTCGATATTCTATCTGTTTCACAATCCTGGAAGATTCAGTCCACGCTGATTGTGCCGATGTTGTTTCAGCAAATCTATTTGGGGTCAATCGCGCTGCATCAGTGCCAGCGCCAGCGGAATTGGAGCCATGAAGAAGTGGACTTGGTAGAGGCGATCGCCGGACAGTTTGCCCTGGCAATTCACCAGGCACAGCTTTTTGAACAGGTACAGCAACAGGCCCAGCGAGAACAGTTTCTCAACCAGCTGGGGCAAACCCTTAATTCCAGCCTGGATCTGGATTTTATTTTGCAGGAACTGGTGCGACTGGCAGGGGAATATTTTGGCGTAGATCGGGTGGTGCTGCTGCGACATGAGGCAGAGTGGATTGTGCCCCAGACTGAGTGGCGAGCATCAGATGCGGTCATACCCAGCCTGGATTTGCCGCTGCCCATGCACGAATGGCAGGAATTTTTTCGACCTAGTGGGGACTATCTGACACAAAAGGTCTGGCACGCGCCCATCTTTCTCGAAGACCCGTGGGTGCAAAAGATTCCCAGCGCCCGCCAGCGAGGACAGACCAAGCACATCCAGTCTCTCCTCAGCACGCCGATTCTGATGCGCGGACAGCACTATGGAGAACTGGTGCTAGACTGCACCCAAACCCGCCGCACCTTTACAGCCGACGAAATCCAGCTTGTGCAACGGTTGGCAGACGCAACGGCGATCGCCCTCTTCAATGCCCAGAGCTATGAACGGCTGGAAAAGCTGGTTCAAGAGCGCACGCAGGAATTAGAACAAGAGAAGCGAATTTCAGAAGCCGCCAACCGCGCCAAGAGCGAATTCCTGACTCATATGAGCCATGAACTGCGAACCCCGCTAACGGGCATTTTGGGCTTCGCCGACATTCTCAATCGCCAACTCCACGGCCCCCTCAGCAGCCTCCAGCGGCAATATGTGGAAGGGATTCGCTCCTGTGGCGACCATCTGCTGGAGCTAATCAACGACCTGCTGGATTTATCTAAAATCGAAGCCGGACGCGAGGAACTGTTTTTTGAACCCGTTCTGGTTCAGGAAGTCTGCGATGCCTGCATGAGCATGGTGCAAGAAACCGCCCAAAAGCGGGGACTACGGCTGATTCTTGACATCGCCCAAGATGTTACCGTTTGCACAGCCGACAAACGCCGCCTCAAGCAAATCCTGTCGAACCTGTTGGCTAATGCAGTGAAGTTTACCGATGAAGGCTCGGTGACGCTAAAGGTATGGCAGCAGGCAAAAGCACTGCACTTTGCCGTAATCGACACGGGTATCGGCATTGCCCCGTCCGACCAGAGCCGCCTGTTTCAAGCCTTTCAGCAGCTCAACGGAGGGCTGAACCGGAGGTATGAAGGCACAGGGCTGGGGCTGGTGCTATCGAGCAAGCTGGCTCGACTGCACGGCGGCCAGATCACGGTATCGTCGGAACTGGGAAAAGGCAGTTGCTTTACGGTGATTCTGCCAGAGCAAATTCCATCCACCTAG
- the tadA gene encoding tRNA adenosine(34) deaminase TadA — protein MMGLSAPSEPFESTYDRHCRWMQRAIALAAAAGNAGEVPVGAVVVAPDDSLIATGENRRERDQDPTAHAEVLALRQAGQRLGSWRLEDCTLYVTLEPCPMCAGAIALSRLGTLVYGADDPKAGAIRTVLNIPDSAASNHSPRVLSGVLEAACRAQLQQWFAKRRGNG, from the coding sequence ATGATGGGCCTATCCGCACCATCTGAACCGTTTGAGTCAACCTACGATCGCCACTGTCGCTGGATGCAACGCGCGATCGCCCTAGCCGCCGCCGCCGGAAACGCAGGAGAAGTGCCCGTCGGCGCAGTTGTCGTCGCCCCAGACGATTCCCTAATCGCCACGGGGGAAAACCGCCGCGAACGCGACCAAGACCCCACCGCCCACGCCGAAGTTCTGGCGCTGCGTCAGGCAGGGCAACGCCTTGGCTCCTGGCGACTCGAAGACTGCACCCTCTACGTCACCCTAGAGCCGTGCCCGATGTGCGCTGGGGCGATCGCCCTCTCCCGCCTGGGAACCCTGGTCTACGGCGCAGACGACCCCAAAGCCGGAGCCATCCGCACCGTCCTCAACATTCCCGACAGCGCCGCCTCAAACCACAGTCCCAGAGTGCTATCGGGAGTTTTAGAAGCAGCGTGCCGAGCGCAGTTGCAGCAGTGGTTTGCCAAGCGGAGGGGGAATGGGTAG
- the trxB gene encoding thioredoxin-disulfide reductase, which produces MANPAVENAVENVVIIGSGPAGYTAAIYAARANLKPFMFEGFQAGGLPGGQLMTTTEVENFPGFPDGITGPKLMDNMKAQALRWGAELVTEDVTSVDFSQRPFVIRSEEREVRAHTVIICTGATAKRLNLPGEKEYWSRGISACAICDGATPIFRNAELVVIGGGDSAAEEAVYLTKYGSHVHLLVRGDKMRASKAMQDRVLRNPKITVHWNTSATEVFGDGNLMTGIKTINNHTGETGEIAAKGLFYAIGHTPNTSLFQGQIDLDGVGYIVTHEDVKTSVEGVFAAGDVQDHEYRQAITAAGTGCMAALLAERYLSANSLIQEFHQTEASERPHEAPAHKTEEQQASEFDLANTRHEGGYALRKLYHESDRLIVVIYTSPTCGPCHTLKPILSKVIDEFADQVHYVIIDIEQDPEIAANAGVTGTPTVQFFKDKALVGQMLGVKQKSQYREMIQKNLAAVPVG; this is translated from the coding sequence ATGGCGAACCCAGCGGTAGAAAATGCGGTAGAGAATGTGGTCATTATTGGCTCCGGCCCGGCGGGCTATACGGCTGCTATCTATGCAGCACGGGCAAATTTGAAGCCGTTTATGTTTGAAGGGTTTCAGGCCGGCGGGCTGCCCGGTGGACAACTCATGACCACCACCGAAGTTGAGAATTTCCCCGGCTTTCCCGACGGCATTACCGGCCCCAAGCTGATGGACAACATGAAAGCGCAGGCATTGCGCTGGGGTGCGGAACTAGTCACCGAAGACGTGACCTCGGTGGATTTCAGCCAGCGCCCTTTTGTGATTCGCTCTGAGGAGCGCGAAGTGCGGGCCCACACGGTCATCATCTGCACGGGCGCAACCGCAAAGCGGCTCAACCTGCCGGGAGAGAAGGAATATTGGTCACGGGGTATTTCGGCTTGCGCGATCTGTGACGGCGCAACGCCGATTTTCCGAAATGCGGAACTGGTGGTGATCGGCGGCGGCGACTCGGCCGCCGAAGAAGCAGTCTATCTGACCAAGTACGGTTCCCACGTTCACCTGCTGGTGCGCGGCGACAAGATGCGAGCCAGCAAGGCTATGCAAGATCGCGTGCTGCGAAATCCCAAAATTACCGTGCATTGGAATACGTCGGCAACGGAGGTATTTGGCGATGGCAACCTGATGACGGGGATTAAGACCATCAACAACCACACGGGCGAAACGGGTGAGATTGCGGCGAAGGGTCTGTTTTATGCTATTGGTCACACGCCGAATACGTCGCTGTTCCAGGGACAGATTGACCTGGATGGCGTGGGCTATATCGTCACCCATGAAGACGTGAAAACGAGTGTGGAAGGTGTGTTTGCGGCGGGCGACGTGCAGGATCACGAATATCGTCAGGCGATTACGGCGGCGGGAACGGGCTGTATGGCGGCGCTGCTGGCGGAGCGCTATCTCTCGGCCAATTCGCTGATTCAGGAATTTCACCAAACGGAAGCCTCGGAGCGTCCCCACGAAGCCCCTGCCCACAAAACCGAAGAGCAGCAGGCCTCGGAGTTTGACTTGGCCAATACTCGGCATGAGGGTGGCTATGCGCTGCGGAAGCTGTATCACGAGAGCGATCGCCTGATTGTGGTGATCTACACCTCGCCCACTTGCGGCCCCTGTCACACGTTGAAGCCGATTCTCAGCAAGGTGATTGATGAGTTTGCTGATCAGGTTCACTATGTCATCATTGACATTGAACAAGACCCTGAAATCGCGGCCAATGCAGGCGTGACAGGAACTCCGACCGTGCAGTTCTTCAAGGACAAGGCCCTAGTGGGGCAGATGCTCGGCGTGAAGCAAAAGAGCCAGTATCGGGAAATGATCCAGAAGAATCTGGCGGCTGTGCCCGTGGGGTAG
- a CDS encoding tetratricopeptide repeat protein — MEKSSLEKLSLEKSSLEKLPLGSAAAPRLADHPVLQRYKVALDALEAHADALSEDAILQALTARDAVQAALDKAPADPTIRAEIYRLDQRLRQQSGAIARHLDLVTWRDSLNPPASAWWWNFPKPPDPRDCLDWLWDALTVTTMAASFSLVMDISSKFLTGGTDLLGSFIIVGQSVLTLLTGKTALTQAGQEATERSLERLGVPSHYHHEAKLGLSTGLLLLLLGLHANLPRIASLYAAWGNENQSQGEMTRAEDNLRRSLALDPDNPQTHYDLGTVYESGQNPEKAIAQYRLALQGGLSQASIPLSRLYILDGQYDMAASVLMQGEQTASAGLTPEGSGALPNPDFTYSYHNNLGWIALKQGRFDEAAANLQTAIQIAPQRASAHCLLAQVWNAQGRPAVAEWQACANTADRTIPEENAWYAQAQSALQQQGF, encoded by the coding sequence GTGGAAAAGTCGTCTCTAGAAAAGCTATCTCTAGAAAAGTCGTCTCTAGAAAAGTTGCCCCTGGGTTCTGCTGCCGCGCCGAGATTGGCTGACCATCCTGTGCTTCAGCGCTATAAAGTTGCCCTAGACGCGCTAGAAGCCCACGCTGATGCGCTCAGCGAAGACGCGATTTTGCAGGCGTTGACGGCGCGAGACGCGGTGCAGGCAGCGCTGGACAAAGCTCCTGCTGACCCAACCATTCGCGCCGAAATCTATCGGCTGGATCAGCGCTTGAGACAGCAGAGCGGGGCGATCGCCCGTCATCTCGATCTGGTGACCTGGCGAGACAGCCTCAATCCGCCTGCAAGCGCCTGGTGGTGGAATTTTCCCAAGCCGCCCGACCCGCGCGATTGCCTTGACTGGCTCTGGGACGCGCTCACCGTCACCACGATGGCCGCCAGCTTTAGCCTGGTAATGGATATTTCTAGCAAGTTTTTGACAGGAGGCACCGACCTGCTCGGTTCTTTCATCATCGTGGGACAGAGCGTGCTGACGCTGCTGACTGGGAAAACAGCGCTCACCCAGGCAGGGCAAGAAGCCACCGAACGGAGCCTGGAGCGGCTGGGCGTGCCCTCTCACTATCATCACGAGGCCAAGCTGGGACTCTCGACCGGGCTGCTGCTGCTGCTGCTGGGGCTACACGCCAACCTGCCCCGCATTGCCAGCCTCTATGCCGCCTGGGGCAACGAAAATCAGTCTCAGGGCGAAATGACCCGCGCTGAGGATAATCTGCGGCGATCGCTCGCACTCGATCCGGACAATCCCCAGACACACTATGACCTAGGTACAGTTTATGAAAGCGGGCAAAATCCAGAAAAGGCGATCGCCCAATATCGCCTTGCGCTCCAGGGTGGCTTGTCTCAGGCCAGCATCCCGCTCTCTCGGCTGTATATTCTCGATGGGCAATACGACATGGCCGCCAGCGTGCTAATGCAGGGCGAACAAACTGCGTCTGCTGGGCTGACTCCAGAAGGGTCTGGGGCACTACCAAACCCAGACTTTACCTACAGCTACCACAATAATCTGGGATGGATTGCTTTGAAGCAGGGTCGCTTTGATGAAGCCGCTGCTAACTTGCAAACAGCAATCCAGATTGCGCCCCAGCGAGCTTCTGCCCATTGCCTGCTGGCTCAGGTGTGGAATGCCCAAGGCAGACCCGCGGTGGCAGAATGGCAGGCCTGTGCCAACACCGCAGACCGCACGATTCCCGAAGAAAATGCCTGGTATGCTCAGGCTCAGTCCGCCCTACAGCAGCAAGGTTTCTAG
- a CDS encoding class I SAM-dependent methyltransferase has product MTGKSLGLSEPLHDYLLSVSLREPEVLRSLREETARHPERIMQTTPDQGQFLALLVQLIGATKTLEIGVFTGYSSLAVALALPDAGQVIACDVSEDYTAIARRYWQQAGVVHKITLHIAPALETLDRLLAEGQAGTFDFAFIDADKGNYWNYYERSLQLLRPGGLIAVDNVLWGGEVINPDNQSPSTLAIREFNQKVYQDSRVSLSMIPVSDGLTLARKR; this is encoded by the coding sequence ATGACAGGCAAAAGCTTGGGACTGTCGGAACCGCTGCACGATTACCTGCTGTCGGTGTCGCTGCGAGAGCCGGAGGTGCTGCGATCGCTCCGAGAGGAGACAGCCCGGCATCCAGAGCGCATCATGCAGACGACACCCGATCAGGGGCAGTTTTTGGCGCTGCTGGTGCAGCTCATTGGCGCGACGAAAACGCTGGAAATTGGCGTGTTTACGGGCTACAGTTCTCTGGCAGTGGCGCTGGCGCTACCTGATGCAGGGCAAGTCATCGCCTGCGACGTGAGCGAAGACTATACGGCGATCGCTCGTCGCTATTGGCAGCAGGCGGGTGTGGTCCACAAGATCACGCTGCATATTGCGCCTGCGCTGGAAACGCTAGATCGCCTGCTGGCAGAGGGACAGGCGGGCACGTTCGACTTTGCCTTTATCGACGCAGACAAGGGCAACTACTGGAACTATTACGAGCGATCGCTCCAACTCCTGCGCCCCGGCGGGCTGATCGCAGTCGATAACGTCCTCTGGGGCGGCGAGGTCATCAACCCCGACAACCAATCCCCCAGCACCCTTGCCATTCGCGAGTTCAACCAGAAAGTCTACCAAGACAGCCGCGTATCCCTCAGCATGATTCCCGTGTCAGATGGGCTGACGCTGGCCAGGAAGCGATAG
- a CDS encoding TIGR00297 family protein → MPISSDISSEWMPWLVGLGLNSLLAAIAWVLPKKLLTPAGIFHAWALGVILFGTLGWRGYVVMVVYFLVGSAVTRIGKQRKEEAGIAEKRSGARGPENVWGSALTATLCALGIYALGSAGTATTKVIIVLLALGYVASIATKLADTTATEIGKAYGRRTFLITNFQPVPAGTEGAVSLEGTLAGLLGAALIATLGWAVRLIAPIEIPMCIAAAFIATNLESLIGATLQSKYRWLTNEMVNIVNTLLGAIAAIAIAGAYYFLAHQLA, encoded by the coding sequence ATGCCCATCTCTAGCGACATCTCAAGCGAATGGATGCCCTGGCTAGTGGGGTTGGGGCTGAATAGCCTGCTGGCGGCGATCGCCTGGGTTTTGCCCAAGAAACTGCTGACTCCAGCGGGCATTTTTCACGCCTGGGCCCTGGGGGTGATTCTGTTTGGCACGCTGGGCTGGCGCGGCTATGTCGTCATGGTGGTGTACTTCCTGGTGGGGTCAGCGGTCACTCGCATCGGCAAACAGCGCAAGGAAGAAGCGGGCATTGCCGAGAAGCGCTCTGGGGCGCGGGGCCCGGAAAACGTCTGGGGGTCGGCGCTGACGGCGACGCTGTGTGCGCTGGGCATTTACGCCCTAGGCAGCGCTGGCACGGCAACGACGAAGGTGATTATCGTGCTGCTGGCACTGGGTTATGTGGCCAGCATCGCCACCAAACTAGCCGACACCACCGCCACGGAAATCGGCAAAGCCTACGGCCGCCGCACGTTTTTAATTACCAACTTCCAACCCGTTCCGGCAGGAACCGAGGGCGCAGTGAGCCTGGAGGGAACGCTAGCAGGGCTACTGGGGGCAGCGCTGATTGCCACGCTGGGCTGGGCCGTGCGCCTGATTGCCCCGATTGAAATTCCTATGTGCATTGCCGCTGCATTTATCGCCACGAATCTGGAAAGCCTGATCGGTGCAACGCTGCAATCAAAATACCGCTGGCTCACCAACGAGATGGTAAATATTGTGAACACATTGTTGGGGGCGATCGCCGCCATTGCGATCGCTGGAGCCTACTATTTCCTCGCCCACCAGCTTGCATAA
- a CDS encoding DICT sensory domain-containing protein: protein MSISESVLDALLKRSPHLRPQLYFKSSLTALSHAMEDQVLASSGQPLIIASFQRERFYRQESHRYLRIAALTPQVYVLAAPETDFMNRSEEYETVAFDPSDQLSQEWHLVVIGQQYSACLVCRERTSLPSAAAAETTMDQTRRFEGVWTFDRQVSYHAAEILLDRILTYRPELAEKIAAAKTEILLPQPAKLEVDPDPFAQRLVTHLQAGQYKLLKAYRSIATQERKERLVNSITTAMRQSLNTDDIFRVAVDELGKAMQVCRCIIYRCKDTDTSAKIAYEYRRDKRIASLVDQDWPLRDNPMFQAVAQQQTSVAIRDAIPAGIANTSTDPQFDLSPLKPVLKRASIRSWLMVPVVNQGRLLGMVELHHCQKEPHPWTDEERSLVESVASQLGVAILQAESYANLEDLNEQLEALERTRSNLIAITGHELRTPLSTIQVCLESLASEPDMPTELRQVMLSTALSDAERMRKLVQDFLTLSRLESGRVEWHLEPLALQECVDLALSSLRTRELDGPLPKIETNVSGELPLVKADGEWLVEVLAKLLDNACKFTESTGEVMIEAHQNGGKMLEVTIADTGRGIEPNRLEVVFDRFYQEEGALRRTAGGTGLGLAICRQIILALGGQIWAESGGRDQGSQFHFTLPLAQETAIAPAKAKGSRS from the coding sequence ATGAGCATTTCTGAATCCGTGCTGGATGCGCTATTGAAGCGATCGCCCCACTTGCGCCCCCAGCTTTACTTCAAATCGTCGCTCACCGCCCTCTCTCACGCGATGGAGGATCAGGTTCTGGCATCCTCCGGCCAACCGCTCATCATTGCCAGCTTCCAGCGCGAACGGTTCTATCGACAGGAATCTCACCGTTACCTCCGCATCGCCGCGCTCACACCCCAGGTCTACGTCCTGGCTGCGCCCGAAACGGACTTCATGAACCGTTCAGAAGAATATGAAACCGTCGCCTTTGACCCCTCTGACCAACTGAGCCAGGAATGGCATCTGGTGGTGATTGGGCAGCAGTATTCCGCCTGTCTGGTCTGTCGCGAGCGCACCAGCCTGCCCAGCGCCGCCGCCGCAGAAACGACGATGGATCAAACCCGCCGCTTTGAAGGCGTGTGGACGTTTGATCGCCAGGTGAGCTATCACGCCGCCGAAATTTTGCTGGATCGCATCCTGACCTATCGCCCAGAACTGGCGGAAAAAATCGCCGCCGCCAAGACCGAAATTCTGCTGCCGCAGCCCGCCAAGCTGGAAGTAGACCCCGACCCGTTTGCCCAGCGCCTGGTGACTCATTTGCAGGCGGGTCAATATAAGCTGCTGAAGGCCTACCGCTCGATCGCCACGCAGGAGCGCAAAGAGCGCCTGGTGAACTCGATCACCACGGCCATGCGCCAGTCTCTCAACACCGATGACATTTTTCGCGTGGCGGTGGACGAGTTGGGCAAGGCGATGCAGGTGTGTCGTTGCATTATCTATCGCTGCAAAGACACCGACACTAGCGCCAAAATCGCCTACGAATATCGCCGCGATAAGCGCATTGCCTCCCTGGTGGATCAAGACTGGCCGCTGCGAGATAATCCGATGTTTCAAGCTGTGGCGCAGCAGCAGACTTCCGTAGCGATTCGCGACGCGATCCCTGCGGGAATCGCCAACACCAGCACCGACCCACAGTTTGACCTGTCGCCGCTGAAGCCAGTTTTGAAGCGAGCATCCATTCGCTCTTGGCTGATGGTGCCCGTGGTGAATCAGGGGCGACTGCTGGGCATGGTGGAGCTACACCACTGCCAGAAGGAGCCGCACCCCTGGACAGACGAAGAGCGATCGCTCGTAGAATCCGTCGCCTCGCAGTTGGGCGTGGCTATCCTCCAGGCCGAGTCCTACGCCAACCTGGAAGACCTGAACGAGCAGCTCGAAGCGCTGGAGCGCACCCGCAGCAACCTGATCGCCATCACCGGCCACGAACTCCGCACGCCGCTGTCCACCATCCAGGTTTGTTTAGAAAGCCTGGCCAGTGAACCCGATATGCCCACGGAACTGCGCCAGGTCATGCTCAGCACGGCCCTGTCCGATGCAGAACGAATGCGAAAGCTAGTGCAAGATTTTCTCACGCTGTCGCGGCTGGAGAGCGGTCGCGTCGAGTGGCACTTAGAACCGCTGGCGCTGCAAGAATGCGTCGATCTGGCCCTCAGTAGTCTGCGGACGCGCGAGCTAGACGGGCCGCTACCCAAAATCGAAACCAACGTATCGGGCGAGTTGCCGCTGGTGAAGGCAGACGGAGAATGGCTGGTGGAAGTGCTAGCCAAGCTGCTAGACAACGCCTGCAAGTTTACCGAATCCACCGGGGAAGTGATGATCGAGGCGCACCAAAACGGCGGCAAGATGCTGGAAGTGACAATCGCCGATACGGGGCGCGGCATCGAGCCAAATCGGCTGGAAGTCGTGTTCGATCGCTTCTATCAAGAAGAAGGCGCGCTGCGGCGGACGGCAGGCGGCACGGGGCTGGGGCTGGCCATTTGTCGGCAAATCATCCTGGCGCTGGGCGGCCAGATCTGGGCCGAGTCGGGCGGGCGCGACCAGGGCAGCCAGTTCCATTTCACGCTGCCGCTGGCGCAAGAAACGGCGATCGCCCCTGCAAAAGCGAAAGGCAGCCGTTCCTAA
- the hpsN gene encoding hormogonium polysaccharide biosynthesis glycosyltransferase HpsN — protein MLPFVSLIIPTYRREAVLRATLRDALQQEYPAYEIIVVDQTAAHEPETEAMLAELSAAGKLTWLRVGWASLPRARNVGIQQAKGDIVVFVDDDVQMSPDFLARHARHYQKPEIGAIAGRVLDRLKLADDPDLLIEQLPPEASDPAIAWYHLDLVHTVQPQRVLSARGCNMSFRRSLFTQHQLWFDERFRGSAVREESDVCLRLRATGLMIWYDPAAWLVHLGEETGGCHDLSTRSPRYQISFYHNHFWLGLKNLTAAQCLRFFAKLFDCHVLGNPPCNKSGHPLKVLMRLVFYLVGFLAAIGTATSAKLLALTCRL, from the coding sequence ATGCTTCCTTTCGTTTCCCTGATCATTCCCACCTATCGGCGTGAGGCGGTGCTGCGGGCCACGCTGCGGGATGCGCTGCAGCAAGAGTACCCCGCCTACGAAATCATCGTGGTGGATCAGACGGCGGCGCATGAACCCGAAACCGAGGCAATGCTGGCAGAACTCAGCGCAGCGGGCAAGCTGACCTGGCTGCGGGTGGGCTGGGCCAGCCTGCCAAGGGCGCGAAATGTCGGAATTCAGCAGGCTAAGGGCGACATCGTGGTGTTTGTGGACGACGATGTGCAGATGTCGCCGGATTTTTTGGCAAGGCACGCACGGCATTATCAAAAGCCAGAAATTGGGGCGATCGCCGGCCGGGTGCTGGATCGGCTGAAGCTGGCGGACGACCCGGATCTTTTAATTGAGCAACTGCCACCGGAAGCGAGCGATCCGGCGATCGCCTGGTATCACCTAGATCTGGTGCATACGGTGCAGCCGCAGCGGGTGCTGTCGGCGCGGGGCTGCAATATGTCCTTTCGGCGATCGCTCTTTACCCAGCACCAGCTCTGGTTCGACGAGCGGTTTCGGGGCAGCGCCGTGCGAGAGGAATCGGATGTGTGCCTGCGGCTGCGGGCGACGGGGCTGATGATCTGGTATGACCCGGCAGCGTGGCTGGTGCATCTGGGGGAGGAAACGGGCGGCTGTCATGACCTATCGACGCGATCGCCCCGCTATCAAATCAGCTTTTATCACAATCACTTTTGGCTGGGGCTGAAAAACCTGACGGCGGCCCAGTGCCTCCGATTCTTTGCCAAATTATTTGACTGCCACGTTTTGGGAAATCCGCCCTGCAACAAGAGCGGCCACCCGCTAAAGGTTCTCATGCGGCTGGTGTTTTATCTAGTTGGATTTTTGGCAGCGATTGGCACGGCAACTTCCGCAAAGCTCTTGGCGCTAACTTGCAGACTTTAG
- a CDS encoding Coq4 family protein, with protein MLFQKLRQLNIDLLSVGKGTISLLRNAENTDSVYDIEDGLRSTKAMALAVEYVKRDEAIARLFAERYIAPPPDLDALLKLPPDSLGYIYAATLTAAGFDPNFYRKVEVTDDITYMLLRLRQTHDIWHLVTGFETSVFGELGLKAFELAQTRRPMSIVLICGGLLKTLTDAPESLDGILNDLSKGYRMGMTAKPFLAQKWEEHWERSMSDWRQELGIA; from the coding sequence GTGCTGTTTCAAAAACTTCGTCAGCTCAACATTGATTTGCTGAGCGTGGGCAAAGGCACCATTTCTCTGCTGCGGAATGCGGAAAATACAGACTCGGTGTATGACATTGAAGACGGTCTGCGATCGACCAAAGCAATGGCGCTGGCGGTGGAATATGTCAAGCGCGACGAGGCGATCGCCCGCCTGTTTGCAGAACGCTACATCGCGCCGCCCCCCGATTTGGATGCCCTGCTAAAGCTGCCGCCCGATTCCCTCGGCTACATCTACGCCGCCACCCTGACCGCCGCTGGGTTCGACCCCAACTTTTATCGCAAAGTCGAAGTCACCGACGACATCACCTACATGCTGCTGCGGCTGCGGCAGACGCACGACATCTGGCACCTGGTGACGGGCTTTGAAACCAGCGTCTTTGGAGAACTGGGGCTAAAGGCCTTTGAACTAGCGCAGACCCGCCGCCCCATGTCAATCGTGCTGATTTGTGGTGGGCTGTTGAAGACCCTCACCGATGCCCCAGAGTCGCTCGATGGCATTCTCAACGACCTGTCGAAGGGCTACCGCATGGGCATGACCGCCAAGCCATTTCTGGCGCAAAAGTGGGAGGAACATTGGGAGCGCTCCATGTCTGACTGGCGGCAAGAACTGGGCATTGCATAA